Below is a genomic region from Synechococcales cyanobacterium T60_A2020_003.
CCAGCAATCGCGACATTGAGCGATCGCCCCTCAACGAGCAAGGTTGGTATATCTTTGGTGCACTCAACGCCGATGGAGAATTTGTCGTCCAGGCGATCGCCCCCTACCACTTCTTTGATCTCAACCCTGATGTGGTGATTACAGGACAGCGGGAAAGCCTAAGGTACCTTCACACCGACTACTGGAACAATCCTCGCGCCCAAAAGGGAAAGGTCATCACCTCTCTGCTGTTGCCCCACATTGAAGCCTCCGCCACTCCTATTCCTGCCGTAGATGAGATCTGGCAAGAGGGCGATCGCGCCTTACTGATGGAGGTCTATGGTGGCATTGGTGGCAACAAAAAAGAGTTTGCACCCGGGGGAATCTATTTTGGTCATTTTTCCTTCGGCCTTGCCCACGTCATCCGCGAACCCTTGACGGGCAAGTTGCACTTTGACATTGAATATCGCCAAATCTTTACCCATAGTCCCGAAGCGGTGATTGCTGGATTGAACGGATGGACACGGTTCATGGGCGATCGCCAGTATGGTCGAGTCGGGTTTCGACCCGTGGCGGATATCCTGATTAAGTTTCCACCCTTCACCCAAGACTACAACTTTGATGGGGTGATCTTCTCCCCCATGAATCGCCTCATTCGCGAACTGGATGTGATGGCGGCTCGCTATCGGATTGGCGATGGCACAGGCACCACCGCTGTAAGTCCGGTTAACTCCTGTGTTCAAGATTCAACCCAGGCATTATTGACCGCGTTGAATCGGTTGTTTGCCGAGTTTACGGTAAATCCGCTCATGATGAAGTGGCTGCGCGACCATCCCGATTATGAGCAAACCCACCGCTTCCGACTACTCATGGATCTCCTGGCGTCGTTGGAGGCTAATCTCTTGCCGCTAGGAATCGGCCGATCCGATTGGCGCACGGGCGAACTTACCCTCGGACAGTTTGCTGGAGAAACGCCGATGAAAACCCTCGTGGATGCTCTAGCCAGTTGGAATTCCCTCCTACCCCGTCTCGCAAATGACATCATGGCGATGGTTTTCTTGCAGTTAGGCGCGAGTGTGTGGATTATTCGAGCGCATCAAATTGGTGGCGACGATCCGGATATTGAACGGATCGCCCCAGGGGATTTTGGCATCCACCCCCCTCGAATTAAGCGGGCTAGGTTTAATGTCTAGGAGCGATCGCGGAGATCGCAAAGCCAATATAAAAGCGATCGCCCACCATCGTAAATTGAGCGATCGCCCCAAATTGCAAGGTATCTAAACCTTGAATTTCTCGATAATTCGGCGCATCGCCTCTTCCACATTGGCCCGACTATTGAACGCTGAAATTCGGAAGTAGCCTTCCCCAGCCGCACCAAAGCCCGATCCGGGCGTACCGACCACGTTGCAAACTTGCAGCAACTTATCAAAGAAATCCCAGCTTGAGAGTCCGTTGGGCGTTTGCACCCACACATAGGGCGCATTCACACCGCCATACACCTTTAGACCCGCTTCGGTTGGCTTCTCACGAATAATCCGCGCATTTTCCATGTAGAAGCTAATCAGAGCCTTTGTTTGAGCTTGTCCCTCCGGGGAATACACCGCTTCAGCGCCCCGCTGCACAATGTAGGAAACTCCGTTGAATTTTGTGGACTGGCGACGATTCCAGAGTTTCCACAATTCAACATCCGAACCATCAGATGCTTTCGCCGTTAGCTCCTTAGGTACAACGGTCAGCGCACAGCGGGTTCCAGTAAAGCCTGCATTTTTCGAGAAAGAGCGAAACTCGATCGCACAGCGCTTTGCGCCCTCAATTTCAAAAATGGAGTGGGGCAGGCTGGGATCGGAGATAAACGCTTCGTAGGCAGCATCAAAGAAAATGATCGAACCGTGAGTATTGGCGTAATCTACCCAGGCTTTGAGGTGTTCCTTCGTCGCCGTGGCTCCCGTGGGATTGTTGGGGAAGCAAAGATAGATCAAATCCACTTTTTCAGCCGGAATTTCAGCCGTGAAGTTGTTTTCCGCCGTAATGGGTAAGTATACGAGGCCGCCGTATTCGCCATTGTCATTGGCGTCACCTGTATGTCCCGCCATGACGTTGGTATCCACATACACGGGATACACCGGGTCGGTTACGGCGATGGTGTTGTTCTTCCCAAAAATATCCAGGATGTTTCCGGTGTCGCACTTCGAGCCATCCGAAATGAAGATTTCATCGGCGCTAATGTCGCAGCCCCGTGCCTGGAAATCCTGAGCTGCAATCTTGTCGCGCAACCACGCATAGCCCTGCTCTGGCCCATACCCTTTGAAGGTGGCGCGATCGCCCATGTCTTCCACCGCTTTGATCATGGCCGTCCGGCAGGCTTCTGGTAAGGGTTCCGTGACGTCGCCGATGCCGAGTTTAATGATCGCTGCGTTGGGATTCGCCTCTGCAAACGCATTCACCCGTCGCGCAATTTCGGGGAACAGGTAGCCCGCTTTAAGTTTGAGGTAGTTGTCGTTAACTGTTGCCATAGTGATTGGTACTAATGCCGCTAAGAAAGTTTACTGCTAACTGGGGGCAGATGCAGTGTTTCCTCAGTAGAAGCTAGGTTGCAGAATAGCGCTACGATGACCTTGGTCACTACAACCAACCCCGATTTCTAAACCACCATGAGCCTCTCCAAACCTGAAGCCAAGCAACTCCTCGAACGCCTCATCTTCAACGATGA
It encodes:
- a CDS encoding abortive infection protein gives rise to the protein MPDPLDVVEDQDGQWTLRITKDPIHITGRYYGLVQILESVGNDRFWVRHYNWDSEQFDGIDEIVYLPSVLPNRDNIDQSSNRDIERSPLNEQGWYIFGALNADGEFVVQAIAPYHFFDLNPDVVITGQRESLRYLHTDYWNNPRAQKGKVITSLLLPHIEASATPIPAVDEIWQEGDRALLMEVYGGIGGNKKEFAPGGIYFGHFSFGLAHVIREPLTGKLHFDIEYRQIFTHSPEAVIAGLNGWTRFMGDRQYGRVGFRPVADILIKFPPFTQDYNFDGVIFSPMNRLIRELDVMAARYRIGDGTGTTAVSPVNSCVQDSTQALLTALNRLFAEFTVNPLMMKWLRDHPDYEQTHRFRLLMDLLASLEANLLPLGIGRSDWRTGELTLGQFAGETPMKTLVDALASWNSLLPRLANDIMAMVFLQLGASVWIIRAHQIGGDDPDIERIAPGDFGIHPPRIKRARFNV
- a CDS encoding LL-diaminopimelate aminotransferase, which encodes MATVNDNYLKLKAGYLFPEIARRVNAFAEANPNAAIIKLGIGDVTEPLPEACRTAMIKAVEDMGDRATFKGYGPEQGYAWLRDKIAAQDFQARGCDISADEIFISDGSKCDTGNILDIFGKNNTIAVTDPVYPVYVDTNVMAGHTGDANDNGEYGGLVYLPITAENNFTAEIPAEKVDLIYLCFPNNPTGATATKEHLKAWVDYANTHGSIIFFDAAYEAFISDPSLPHSIFEIEGAKRCAIEFRSFSKNAGFTGTRCALTVVPKELTAKASDGSDVELWKLWNRRQSTKFNGVSYIVQRGAEAVYSPEGQAQTKALISFYMENARIIREKPTEAGLKVYGGVNAPYVWVQTPNGLSSWDFFDKLLQVCNVVGTPGSGFGAAGEGYFRISAFNSRANVEEAMRRIIEKFKV